In the Nerophis ophidion isolate RoL-2023_Sa linkage group LG01, RoL_Noph_v1.0, whole genome shotgun sequence genome, one interval contains:
- the slc34a2a gene encoding solute carrier family 34 member 2a, with amino-acid sequence MDALKIPEAVQQKKNNESKEHKGSPAHSTLALMDGEPEEEDPWDLPELQDTGVPWSALDCQAKVLRVLVSLVKLLVLLGLLYMFICSLDILSSAFQLVGGKAAGDIFQDNAVLSNPLAGLVIGVLVTLLVQSSSTSSSIVVSMVSSGLLTVQLAVPIIMGTNIGTSVTNTLVAMTQAGDRSVFRRAFAGATVHDFFNWLSVLVLLPLEVATGYLYEVTKIIIDSFQIQSGEPPELLNVITDPLTDAIIELDKSVLSEIATGDPAARNKSLIKKWCQTFTNMSTVNVTVENCTSPFACWSDGNMTVTLKNVSTTYGIKKCEHLFVDVHLSDLAVGLILLVLSLLVLCTCLLLIVKLLNSMLKGQVASIIKKILNTNFPFPFGWVTGYIAILVGAGMTFIVQSSSVFTSAITPLVGIGVISIQRAYPLSLGSNIGTTTTAILAAMASPGETLDNALQIALVHFLFNISGIILWYPIPFTRLPIRLAKALGNITASYRWFAGVYILFCFFILPLLVFSLSLAGWQVLVGVACPLLALLLAVLVVNTLQKRKPGCLPACLRTWDFLPLWAHSLEPWDRLVGVVAAKCCCCCKCCQADDSEAQECPQAYDNPAMCGEKAVESDASVLKMTKL; translated from the exons CGCTGGACTGCCAGGCGAAGGTGCTGAGGGTGCTGGTGTCCCTGGTGAAGCTGCTGGTGCTGTTGGGCCTGCTTTACATGTTCATCTGCTCTCTGGACATCCTCAGCTCCGCCTTCCAGCTTGTGGGAG GCAAAGCGGCGGGGGACATTTTCCAGGACAACGCGGTCTTGTCCAACCCTCTGGCTGGTCTGGTAATCGGCGTCCTGGTGACTCTGCTGGTCCAGAGCTCGTCCACCTCGTCCTCCATCGTAGTCAGCATGGTCTCCTCCGGGC TGCTGACGGTGCAGCTGGCAGTGCCCATCATCATGGGCACCAACATTGGCACCTCGGTCACCAACACACTGGTTGCCATGACGCAGGCCGGGGACCGAAGCGTCTTCCGCAG GGCCTTCGCGGGTGCCACGGTGCACGACTTCTTCAATTGGCTGTCGGTGCTGGTGCTGCTGCCCCTAGAGGTGGCCACCGGGTACCTGTACGAGGTCACCAAGATCATCATCGACTCCTTCCAAATCCAGAGCGGCGAGCCCCCTGAGCTGTTGAACGTCATCACAGACCCCCTAACAGACGCCATCATTGAG CTGGACAAGTCGGTCTTAAGTGAAATAGCCACCGGGGACCCGGCAGCGCGGAACAAGAGTCTGATCAAGAAGTGGTGCCAGACCTTCACCAACATG AGCACAGTCAACGTGACCGTTGAGAACTGCACCTCTCCCTTCGCCTGCTGGTCCGACGGCAACATGACCGTCACGCTGAAGAATGTCTCCACGACGTACGGCATCAAGAAGT GTGAGCACCTGTTTGTGGACGTGCACCTGTCCGACCTGGCGGTGGGTCTGATCCTTCTGGTGCTTTCTCTGCTGGTGCTCTGCACCTGCCTGCTGCTCATCGTCAAGCTGCTCAACTCCATGCTCAAGGGTCAAGTGGCGTCGATCATCAAGAAGATCCTCAACACAA atTTCCCCTTCCCGTTTGGGTGGGTCACAGGTTACATCGCTATCTTAGTCGGAGCCGGGATGACATTCATCGTGCAGAGCAGCTCGGTTTTTACCTCCGCTATCACTCCACTTGTTG GTATCGGCGTGATCAGCATCCAGAGGGCCTACCCGCTGTCCCTGGGCTCCAACATCGGCACCACCACCACGGCCATCCTGGCAGCCATGGCCAGCCCGGGAGAAACCCTTGACAACGCCCTGCAG ATCGCTCTGGTGCACTTCCTGTTCAACATCTCCGGCATCATCCTGTGGTACCCCATTCCCTTCACCCGCCTGCCCATCCGCCTGGCCAAGGCTTTGGGCAACATCACCGCCTCCTACCGCTGGTTCGCCGGCGTTTACATCCTGTTCTGCTTCTTCATCCTGCCGCTCCTGGTCTTCAGCCTGTCGCTGGCCGGCTGGCAGGTgctggtgggcgtggcctgtccGCTGCTGGCATTGCTGCTGGCCGTACTGGTGGTCAACACGCTCCAGAAAAGGAAGCCCGGGTGTCTGCCCGCCTGCCTGCGGACCTGGGACTTCCTGCCGCTCTGGGCGCACTCCCTGGAGCCCTGGGACCGGCTGGTGGGCGTGGTTGCCGCCaaatgctgctgctgctgcaaatGCTGCCAAGCCGACGACAGCGAGGCGCAAGAGTGCCCGCAGGCGTACGATAATCCTGCCATGTGTGGCGAGAAAGCAGTAGAAAGTGACGCAAGTGTTCTGAAAATGACCAAACTTTGA
- the bglapl gene encoding bone gamma-carboxyglutamate (gla) protein, like isoform X2, producing MKTLVILALCALLSVCWSTGVVEDQVHAEQDGDHSDHTDDNAVAEDLVDVGDNGDNSDSSASNSSSDSSSDSSDSDSDSDSDSNSDSTSDSSSSPSSSSSSSSSSESANTEDSHVVMKRDLAAVLLRRKRQTSGVLSLYQLESLREVCELNTGCDELAETQGIVAAYTAYYGPPPF from the exons ATGAAGACTCTGGTCATCCTCGCTCTCTGCGCTCTGCTCTCGGTGTGCTGGTCCACAGGAG TCGTTGAGGACCAAGTTCACGCCGAGCAAGACGGGGACCACTCGGACCACACCGATGACAACGCCGTAGCTGAGGACCTCGTCGACGTCGGAGACAACGGCGACAACAGCGACTCCTCAGCATCCAACTCATCCTCAGACTCATCCTCAGACTCCTCTGATTCAGACTCAGATTCTGATTCAGACTCCAACTCTGACTCCACATCAGATTCTtcctcctccccctcctcctcctcctcctcgtcatcCTCATCCGAGTCAGCCAATACCGAAG ACTCCCACGTGGTCATGAAGCGGGACCTGGCTGCGGTTTTGCTGAGGAGAAAACGCCAGACCTCAGGAGTCCTCTCCCTGTACCAGCTGGAGAG CCTGAGAGAGGTGTGCGAGCTCAACACGGGCTGCGACGAGCTGGCCGAGACCCAGGGCATCGTGGCGGCCTACACCGCCTACTACGGACCGCCCCCCTTCTAA
- the bglapl gene encoding bone gamma-carboxyglutamate (gla) protein, like isoform X1 gives MKTLVILALCALLSVCWSTGVVEDQVHAEQDGDHSDHTDDNAVAEDLVDVGDNGDNSDSSASNSSSDSSSDSSDSDSDSDSDSNSDSTSDSSSSPSSSSSSSSSSESANTEGKPPAPFPLKPVVPETARTLLRSTDSHVVMKRDLAAVLLRRKRQTSGVLSLYQLESLREVCELNTGCDELAETQGIVAAYTAYYGPPPF, from the exons ATGAAGACTCTGGTCATCCTCGCTCTCTGCGCTCTGCTCTCGGTGTGCTGGTCCACAGGAG TCGTTGAGGACCAAGTTCACGCCGAGCAAGACGGGGACCACTCGGACCACACCGATGACAACGCCGTAGCTGAGGACCTCGTCGACGTCGGAGACAACGGCGACAACAGCGACTCCTCAGCATCCAACTCATCCTCAGACTCATCCTCAGACTCCTCTGATTCAGACTCAGATTCTGATTCAGACTCCAACTCTGACTCCACATCAGATTCTtcctcctccccctcctcctcctcctcctcgtcatcCTCATCCGAGTCAGCCAATACCGAAGGTAAACCGCCCGCACCTTTTCCTCTCAAACCGGTTGTACCAGAGACAGCAAGGACTTTGCTCCGGTCCACAGACTCCCACGTGGTCATGAAGCGGGACCTGGCTGCGGTTTTGCTGAGGAGAAAACGCCAGACCTCAGGAGTCCTCTCCCTGTACCAGCTGGAGAG CCTGAGAGAGGTGTGCGAGCTCAACACGGGCTGCGACGAGCTGGCCGAGACCCAGGGCATCGTGGCGGCCTACACCGCCTACTACGGACCGCCCCCCTTCTAA